The following proteins are co-located in the Paralichthys olivaceus isolate ysfri-2021 chromosome 2, ASM2471397v2, whole genome shotgun sequence genome:
- the znf740a gene encoding gastrula zinc finger protein XlCGF58.1 isoform X23 has translation MSHLPSSSVRDHMKWAGLLGCEAVLSSMALMQASSMAAPPKKMMAPLGHVPQQREGPDRGPQSHMILPSGMSCPPLLIRKEGEFQAPRLLDEKEMRANEDMQQKKKNRKSVTPCKVREQEGRGGKGTGGDENGPSSKVQKNFICDHCYGAFRSGYHLKRHILIHTGEKPYACAVCDMRFIQRYHLERHSLIHTGVKPYACSMCDMRFFQRYHLERHRLTHTGMRPFTVPSSRVKPYACSMCDMRFFQRYHLARHSLTHTGVKPYACSMCDMRFFQRYHLARHSLTHTGVKPYACTMCDMRFIQRYQLERHSLTHTGVKPYACTMCDKRFFQRYHLARHSLTHMGVKPYACTMCDMKFFQRYHLARHSLTHTGVKPYACTMCDKRFFQRYHLARHSLTHMGVKPFACTMCDMRFVQRYHLARHSLTHTGVKPYACTMCDKRFFQRYHLARHSLTHMGVKPFACTMCDMRFVQRYHLARHSLTHTGVKPYACSMCDMRFIQRNHLERHSLTHTGEKPFACDMCDMRFIQRYHLERHKRVHSGEKPYQCERCQQNFSRTDRLLRHRRLCQGRNVAKVENQPCCEPRPYPQEPPPAPPTWSPLHPPPGRLAV, from the exons ATGTCACATCTGCCCAGCAGCTCAGTCCGCGACCATATGAAATGG GCGGGGCTGCTTGGCTGCGAAGCTGTCCTCTCCAGCATGGCCCTGATGCAGGCCAGCTCCATGGCGGCTCCGCCCAAAAAAATGATGGCTCCACTTGGCCATGTaccacagcagagagagggacCTGACCGTGGTCCCCAGAGCCACATGATCCTCCCCTCTGGAATGAGCTGTCCACCCCTG CTTATCCGGAAGGAAGGTGAATTCCAAGCTCCCCGCCTGCTGGATGAGAAGGAGATGAGAGCCAACGAGGacatgcagcagaaaaaaaagaacaggaaaTCAGTGACGCCCTGTAAAGTGAGAGAACAAGAAGGAAGGGGAGGGAAG GGCACAGGTGGAGATGAAAACGGTCCATCATCTAAAGTgcagaaaaactttatttgtgaTCACTGTTATGGAGCTTTTAGGAGCGGATACCACCTGAAGAGACATATCCTCATTCATACAG GGGAGAAGCCGTATGCTTGTGCCGTATGTGACATGAGGTTTATTCAGCGTTACCACCTGGAGAGACACAGCCTCATTCACACGG gggtGAAGCCGTACGCTTGTTCCATGTGTGACATGAGGTTTTTCCAGCGTTACCACCTGGAGAGACACAGACTCACTCATACGGGTATGCGTCCATTTACCGTACCCAGTTCAA GGGTGAAGCCCTACGCTTGCTCCATGTGTGACATGAGGTTCTTCCAACGTTACCATCTGGCAAGACACAGCCTCACACATACTG GGGTGAAGCCATACGCTTGCTCCATGTGTGACATGAGGTTCTTCCAGCGTTACCATTTGGCAAGACACAGCCTCACTCATACTG GGGTGAAACCATATGCTTGTACCATGTGTGACATGAGGTTTATACAACGGTACCAACTGGAAAGACACAGTCTCACTCATACAG GGGTGAAGCCGTACGCTTGCACCATGTGTGACAAGAGGTTTTTTCAGCGCTACCACCTGGCGAGACACAGCCTCACTCATATGG GTGTGAAACCTTATGCTTGCACCATGTGTGACATGAAGTTTTTTCAGCGTTACCACCTGGCGAGACACAGCCTCACTCATACGG GTGTGAAACCTTATGCTTGCACCATGTGCGACAAGAGGTTTTTTCAGCGCTACCACCTGGCAAGACACAGCCTCACTCATATGG GTGTGAAACCTTTTGCTTGTACCATGTGTGACATGAGGTTTGTTCAGCGTTACCACCTGGCGAGACACAGCCTCACTCATACGG GTGTGAAACCTTACGCTTGCACCATGTGTGACAAGAGGTTTTTTCAGCGCTACCACCTGGCGAGACACAGCCTCACTCATATGG GTGTGAAACCTTTTGCTTGTACCATGTGTGACATGAGGTTTGTTCAGCGCTACCACCTGGCGAGACACAGCCTCACTCATACGG gggtGAAGCCGTATGCTTGTTCCATGTGTGACATGAGGTTTATTCAGCGTAACCACCTGGAGAGACACAGCCTCACTCATACGG GAGAGAAGCCATTTGCTTGTGACATGTGCGATATGAGGTTTATCCAGCGCTACCACCTTGAGAGACACAAGCGTGTCCACAGTGGGGAGAAGCCTTACCAGTGTGAACGGTGCCAGCAG AACTTTTCTCGAACAGACCGGCTTTTGCGGCATCGGCGGTTATGCCAGGGTCGCAACGTAGCCAAAGTAGAGAACCAGCCGTGCTGCGAACCACGTCCATATCCCCAAGAACCCCCGCCCGCCCCCCCAACCTGGAGTCCTCTGCATCCCCCTCCAGGCCGGCTGGCAGTCTGA
- the znf740a gene encoding gastrula zinc finger protein XlCGF58.1 isoform X25, which translates to MSHLPSSSVRDHMKWAGLLGCEAVLSSMALMQASSMAAPPKKMMAPLGHVPQQREGPDRGPQSHMILPSGMSCPPLLIRKEGEFQAPRLLDEKEMRANEDMQQKKKNRKSVTPCKVREQEGRGGKGTGGDENGPSSKVQKNFICDHCYGAFRSGYHLKRHILIHTGVKPYACSMCDMRFFQRYHLARHSLTHTGVKPYACSMCDMRFFQRYHLARHSLTHTGVKPYACSMCDMRFFQRYHLARHTLTHTGVKPYACSMCDMRFFQRYHLARHSLTHTGVKPYACTMCDMRFIQRYQLERHSLTHTGVKPYACTMCDKRFFQRYHLARHSLTHMGVKPYACTMCDMKFFQRYHLARHSLTHTGVKPYACTMCDKRFFQRYHLARHSLTHMGVKPFACTMCDMRFVQRYHLARHSLTHTGVKPYACTMCDKRFFQRYHLARHSLTHMGVKPFACTMCDMRFVQRYHLARHSLTHTGVKPYACSMCDMRFIQRNHLERHSLTHTGEKPFACDMCDMRFIQRYHLERHKRVHSGEKPYQCERCQQNFSRTDRLLRHRRLCQGRNVAKVENQPCCEPRPYPQEPPPAPPTWSPLHPPPGRLAV; encoded by the exons ATGTCACATCTGCCCAGCAGCTCAGTCCGCGACCATATGAAATGG GCGGGGCTGCTTGGCTGCGAAGCTGTCCTCTCCAGCATGGCCCTGATGCAGGCCAGCTCCATGGCGGCTCCGCCCAAAAAAATGATGGCTCCACTTGGCCATGTaccacagcagagagagggacCTGACCGTGGTCCCCAGAGCCACATGATCCTCCCCTCTGGAATGAGCTGTCCACCCCTG CTTATCCGGAAGGAAGGTGAATTCCAAGCTCCCCGCCTGCTGGATGAGAAGGAGATGAGAGCCAACGAGGacatgcagcagaaaaaaaagaacaggaaaTCAGTGACGCCCTGTAAAGTGAGAGAACAAGAAGGAAGGGGAGGGAAG GGCACAGGTGGAGATGAAAACGGTCCATCATCTAAAGTgcagaaaaactttatttgtgaTCACTGTTATGGAGCTTTTAGGAGCGGATACCACCTGAAGAGACATATCCTCATTCATACAG GGGTGAAGCCCTACGCTTGCTCCATGTGTGACATGAGGTTCTTCCAACGTTACCATCTGGCAAGACACAGCCTCACACATACTG GGGTGAAGCCATACGCTTGCTCCATGTGTGACATGAGATTTTTCCAACGCTACCACTTGGCAAGACACAGCCTCACTCACACGG gggtgAAGCCATATGCTTGCTCCATGTGTGACATGAGATTTTTCCAGAGATACCACCTGGCAAGACACACTCTCACCCATACGG GGGTGAAGCCATACGCTTGCTCCATGTGTGACATGAGGTTCTTCCAGCGTTACCATTTGGCAAGACACAGCCTCACTCATACTG GGGTGAAACCATATGCTTGTACCATGTGTGACATGAGGTTTATACAACGGTACCAACTGGAAAGACACAGTCTCACTCATACAG GGGTGAAGCCGTACGCTTGCACCATGTGTGACAAGAGGTTTTTTCAGCGCTACCACCTGGCGAGACACAGCCTCACTCATATGG GTGTGAAACCTTATGCTTGCACCATGTGTGACATGAAGTTTTTTCAGCGTTACCACCTGGCGAGACACAGCCTCACTCATACGG GTGTGAAACCTTATGCTTGCACCATGTGCGACAAGAGGTTTTTTCAGCGCTACCACCTGGCAAGACACAGCCTCACTCATATGG GTGTGAAACCTTTTGCTTGTACCATGTGTGACATGAGGTTTGTTCAGCGTTACCACCTGGCGAGACACAGCCTCACTCATACGG GTGTGAAACCTTACGCTTGCACCATGTGTGACAAGAGGTTTTTTCAGCGCTACCACCTGGCGAGACACAGCCTCACTCATATGG GTGTGAAACCTTTTGCTTGTACCATGTGTGACATGAGGTTTGTTCAGCGCTACCACCTGGCGAGACACAGCCTCACTCATACGG gggtGAAGCCGTATGCTTGTTCCATGTGTGACATGAGGTTTATTCAGCGTAACCACCTGGAGAGACACAGCCTCACTCATACGG GAGAGAAGCCATTTGCTTGTGACATGTGCGATATGAGGTTTATCCAGCGCTACCACCTTGAGAGACACAAGCGTGTCCACAGTGGGGAGAAGCCTTACCAGTGTGAACGGTGCCAGCAG AACTTTTCTCGAACAGACCGGCTTTTGCGGCATCGGCGGTTATGCCAGGGTCGCAACGTAGCCAAAGTAGAGAACCAGCCGTGCTGCGAACCACGTCCATATCCCCAAGAACCCCCGCCCGCCCCCCCAACCTGGAGTCCTCTGCATCCCCCTCCAGGCCGGCTGGCAGTCTGA
- the znf740a gene encoding zinc finger protein 431 isoform X10, giving the protein MSHLPSSSVRDHMKWAGLLGCEAVLSSMALMQASSMAAPPKKMMAPLGHVPQQREGPDRGPQSHMILPSGMSCPPLLIRKEGEFQAPRLLDEKEMRANEDMQQKKKNRKSVTPCKVREQEGRGGKGTGGDENGPSSKVQKNFICDHCYGAFRSGYHLKRHILIHTGEKPYACAVCDMRFIQRYHLERHSLIHTGVKPYACSMCDMRFFQRYHLERHRLTHTGMRPFTVPSSRVKPYACSMCDMRFFQRYHLARHSLTHTGVKPYACSMCDMRFFQRYHLARHSLTHTGVKPYACSMCDMRFFQRYHLARHTLTHTGVKPYACSMCDMRFFQRYHLARHSLTHTGVKPYACTMCDMRFIQRYQLERHSLTHTGVKPYACTMCDKRFFQRYHLARHSLTHMGVKPYACTMCDMKFFQRYHLARHSLTHTGVKPYACTMCDKRFFQRYHLARHSLTHMGVKPFACTMCDMRFVQRYHLARHSLTHTGVKPYACTMCDKRFFQRYHLARHSLTHMGVKPFACTMCDMRFVQRYHLARHSLTHTGEKPFACDMCDMRFIQRYHLERHKRVHSGEKPYQCERCQQNFSRTDRLLRHRRLCQGRNVAKVENQPCCEPRPYPQEPPPAPPTWSPLHPPPGRLAV; this is encoded by the exons ATGTCACATCTGCCCAGCAGCTCAGTCCGCGACCATATGAAATGG GCGGGGCTGCTTGGCTGCGAAGCTGTCCTCTCCAGCATGGCCCTGATGCAGGCCAGCTCCATGGCGGCTCCGCCCAAAAAAATGATGGCTCCACTTGGCCATGTaccacagcagagagagggacCTGACCGTGGTCCCCAGAGCCACATGATCCTCCCCTCTGGAATGAGCTGTCCACCCCTG CTTATCCGGAAGGAAGGTGAATTCCAAGCTCCCCGCCTGCTGGATGAGAAGGAGATGAGAGCCAACGAGGacatgcagcagaaaaaaaagaacaggaaaTCAGTGACGCCCTGTAAAGTGAGAGAACAAGAAGGAAGGGGAGGGAAG GGCACAGGTGGAGATGAAAACGGTCCATCATCTAAAGTgcagaaaaactttatttgtgaTCACTGTTATGGAGCTTTTAGGAGCGGATACCACCTGAAGAGACATATCCTCATTCATACAG GGGAGAAGCCGTATGCTTGTGCCGTATGTGACATGAGGTTTATTCAGCGTTACCACCTGGAGAGACACAGCCTCATTCACACGG gggtGAAGCCGTACGCTTGTTCCATGTGTGACATGAGGTTTTTCCAGCGTTACCACCTGGAGAGACACAGACTCACTCATACGGGTATGCGTCCATTTACCGTACCCAGTTCAA GGGTGAAGCCCTACGCTTGCTCCATGTGTGACATGAGGTTCTTCCAACGTTACCATCTGGCAAGACACAGCCTCACACATACTG GGGTGAAGCCATACGCTTGCTCCATGTGTGACATGAGATTTTTCCAACGCTACCACTTGGCAAGACACAGCCTCACTCACACGG gggtgAAGCCATATGCTTGCTCCATGTGTGACATGAGATTTTTCCAGAGATACCACCTGGCAAGACACACTCTCACCCATACGG GGGTGAAGCCATACGCTTGCTCCATGTGTGACATGAGGTTCTTCCAGCGTTACCATTTGGCAAGACACAGCCTCACTCATACTG GGGTGAAACCATATGCTTGTACCATGTGTGACATGAGGTTTATACAACGGTACCAACTGGAAAGACACAGTCTCACTCATACAG GGGTGAAGCCGTACGCTTGCACCATGTGTGACAAGAGGTTTTTTCAGCGCTACCACCTGGCGAGACACAGCCTCACTCATATGG GTGTGAAACCTTATGCTTGCACCATGTGTGACATGAAGTTTTTTCAGCGTTACCACCTGGCGAGACACAGCCTCACTCATACGG GTGTGAAACCTTATGCTTGCACCATGTGCGACAAGAGGTTTTTTCAGCGCTACCACCTGGCAAGACACAGCCTCACTCATATGG GTGTGAAACCTTTTGCTTGTACCATGTGTGACATGAGGTTTGTTCAGCGTTACCACCTGGCGAGACACAGCCTCACTCATACGG GTGTGAAACCTTACGCTTGCACCATGTGTGACAAGAGGTTTTTTCAGCGCTACCACCTGGCGAGACACAGCCTCACTCATATGG GTGTGAAACCTTTTGCTTGTACCATGTGTGACATGAGGTTTGTTCAGCGCTACCACCTGGCGAGACACAGCCTCACTCATACGG GAGAGAAGCCATTTGCTTGTGACATGTGCGATATGAGGTTTATCCAGCGCTACCACCTTGAGAGACACAAGCGTGTCCACAGTGGGGAGAAGCCTTACCAGTGTGAACGGTGCCAGCAG AACTTTTCTCGAACAGACCGGCTTTTGCGGCATCGGCGGTTATGCCAGGGTCGCAACGTAGCCAAAGTAGAGAACCAGCCGTGCTGCGAACCACGTCCATATCCCCAAGAACCCCCGCCCGCCCCCCCAACCTGGAGTCCTCTGCATCCCCCTCCAGGCCGGCTGGCAGTCTGA
- the znf740a gene encoding gastrula zinc finger protein XlCGF58.1 isoform X34, whose product MSHLPSSSVRDHMKWAGLLGCEAVLSSMALMQASSMAAPPKKMMAPLGHVPQQREGPDRGPQSHMILPSGMSCPPLLIRKEGEFQAPRLLDEKEMRANEDMQQKKKNRKSVTPCKVREQEGRGGKGTGGDENGPSSKVQKNFICDHCYGAFRSGYHLKRHILIHTGVKPYACSMCDMRFFQRYHLARHSLTHTGVKPYACSMCDMRFFQRYHLARHSLTHTGVKPYACSMCDMRFFQRYHLARHTLTHTGVKPYACSMCDMRFFQRYHLARHSLTHTGVKPYACTMCDMRFIQRYQLERHSLTHTGVKPYACTMCDKRFFQRYHLARHSLTHMGVKPYACTMCDKRFFQRYHLARHSLTHMGVKPFACTMCDMRFVQRYHLARHSLTHTGVKPYACTMCDKRFFQRYHLARHSLTHMGVKPFACTMCDMRFVQRYHLARHSLTHTGVKPYACSMCDMRFIQRNHLERHSLTHTGEKPFACDMCDMRFIQRYHLERHKRVHSGEKPYQCERCQQNFSRTDRLLRHRRLCQGRNVAKVENQPCCEPRPYPQEPPPAPPTWSPLHPPPGRLAV is encoded by the exons ATGTCACATCTGCCCAGCAGCTCAGTCCGCGACCATATGAAATGG GCGGGGCTGCTTGGCTGCGAAGCTGTCCTCTCCAGCATGGCCCTGATGCAGGCCAGCTCCATGGCGGCTCCGCCCAAAAAAATGATGGCTCCACTTGGCCATGTaccacagcagagagagggacCTGACCGTGGTCCCCAGAGCCACATGATCCTCCCCTCTGGAATGAGCTGTCCACCCCTG CTTATCCGGAAGGAAGGTGAATTCCAAGCTCCCCGCCTGCTGGATGAGAAGGAGATGAGAGCCAACGAGGacatgcagcagaaaaaaaagaacaggaaaTCAGTGACGCCCTGTAAAGTGAGAGAACAAGAAGGAAGGGGAGGGAAG GGCACAGGTGGAGATGAAAACGGTCCATCATCTAAAGTgcagaaaaactttatttgtgaTCACTGTTATGGAGCTTTTAGGAGCGGATACCACCTGAAGAGACATATCCTCATTCATACAG GGGTGAAGCCCTACGCTTGCTCCATGTGTGACATGAGGTTCTTCCAACGTTACCATCTGGCAAGACACAGCCTCACACATACTG GGGTGAAGCCATACGCTTGCTCCATGTGTGACATGAGATTTTTCCAACGCTACCACTTGGCAAGACACAGCCTCACTCACACGG gggtgAAGCCATATGCTTGCTCCATGTGTGACATGAGATTTTTCCAGAGATACCACCTGGCAAGACACACTCTCACCCATACGG GGGTGAAGCCATACGCTTGCTCCATGTGTGACATGAGGTTCTTCCAGCGTTACCATTTGGCAAGACACAGCCTCACTCATACTG GGGTGAAACCATATGCTTGTACCATGTGTGACATGAGGTTTATACAACGGTACCAACTGGAAAGACACAGTCTCACTCATACAG GGGTGAAGCCGTACGCTTGCACCATGTGTGACAAGAGGTTTTTTCAGCGCTACCACCTGGCGAGACACAGCCTCACTCATATGG GTGTGAAACCTTATGCTTGCACCATGTGCGACAAGAGGTTTTTTCAGCGCTACCACCTGGCAAGACACAGCCTCACTCATATGG GTGTGAAACCTTTTGCTTGTACCATGTGTGACATGAGGTTTGTTCAGCGTTACCACCTGGCGAGACACAGCCTCACTCATACGG GTGTGAAACCTTACGCTTGCACCATGTGTGACAAGAGGTTTTTTCAGCGCTACCACCTGGCGAGACACAGCCTCACTCATATGG GTGTGAAACCTTTTGCTTGTACCATGTGTGACATGAGGTTTGTTCAGCGCTACCACCTGGCGAGACACAGCCTCACTCATACGG gggtGAAGCCGTATGCTTGTTCCATGTGTGACATGAGGTTTATTCAGCGTAACCACCTGGAGAGACACAGCCTCACTCATACGG GAGAGAAGCCATTTGCTTGTGACATGTGCGATATGAGGTTTATCCAGCGCTACCACCTTGAGAGACACAAGCGTGTCCACAGTGGGGAGAAGCCTTACCAGTGTGAACGGTGCCAGCAG AACTTTTCTCGAACAGACCGGCTTTTGCGGCATCGGCGGTTATGCCAGGGTCGCAACGTAGCCAAAGTAGAGAACCAGCCGTGCTGCGAACCACGTCCATATCCCCAAGAACCCCCGCCCGCCCCCCCAACCTGGAGTCCTCTGCATCCCCCTCCAGGCCGGCTGGCAGTCTGA
- the znf740a gene encoding zinc finger protein 431 isoform X11, translated as MSHLPSSSVRDHMKWAGLLGCEAVLSSMALMQASSMAAPPKKMMAPLGHVPQQREGPDRGPQSHMILPSGMSCPPLLIRKEGEFQAPRLLDEKEMRANEDMQQKKKNRKSVTPCKVREQEGRGGKGTGGDENGPSSKVQKNFICDHCYGAFRSGYHLKRHILIHTGEKPYACAVCDMRFIQRYHLERHSLIHTGVKPYACSMCDMRFFQRYHLERHRLTHTGMRPFTVPSSRVKPYACSMCDMRFFQRYHLARHSLTHTGVKPYACSMCDMRFFQRYHLARHTLTHTGVKPYACSMCDMRFFQRYHLARHSLTHTGVKPYACTMCDMRFIQRYQLERHSLTHTGVKPYACTMCDKRFFQRYHLARHSLTHMGVKPYACTMCDMKFFQRYHLARHSLTHTGVKPYACTMCDKRFFQRYHLARHSLTHMGVKPFACTMCDMRFVQRYHLARHSLTHTGVKPYACTMCDKRFFQRYHLARHSLTHMGVKPFACTMCDMRFVQRYHLARHSLTHTGVKPYACSMCDMRFIQRNHLERHSLTHTGEKPFACDMCDMRFIQRYHLERHKRVHSGEKPYQCERCQQNFSRTDRLLRHRRLCQGRNVAKVENQPCCEPRPYPQEPPPAPPTWSPLHPPPGRLAV; from the exons ATGTCACATCTGCCCAGCAGCTCAGTCCGCGACCATATGAAATGG GCGGGGCTGCTTGGCTGCGAAGCTGTCCTCTCCAGCATGGCCCTGATGCAGGCCAGCTCCATGGCGGCTCCGCCCAAAAAAATGATGGCTCCACTTGGCCATGTaccacagcagagagagggacCTGACCGTGGTCCCCAGAGCCACATGATCCTCCCCTCTGGAATGAGCTGTCCACCCCTG CTTATCCGGAAGGAAGGTGAATTCCAAGCTCCCCGCCTGCTGGATGAGAAGGAGATGAGAGCCAACGAGGacatgcagcagaaaaaaaagaacaggaaaTCAGTGACGCCCTGTAAAGTGAGAGAACAAGAAGGAAGGGGAGGGAAG GGCACAGGTGGAGATGAAAACGGTCCATCATCTAAAGTgcagaaaaactttatttgtgaTCACTGTTATGGAGCTTTTAGGAGCGGATACCACCTGAAGAGACATATCCTCATTCATACAG GGGAGAAGCCGTATGCTTGTGCCGTATGTGACATGAGGTTTATTCAGCGTTACCACCTGGAGAGACACAGCCTCATTCACACGG gggtGAAGCCGTACGCTTGTTCCATGTGTGACATGAGGTTTTTCCAGCGTTACCACCTGGAGAGACACAGACTCACTCATACGGGTATGCGTCCATTTACCGTACCCAGTTCAA GGGTGAAGCCCTACGCTTGCTCCATGTGTGACATGAGGTTCTTCCAACGTTACCATCTGGCAAGACACAGCCTCACACATACTG gggtgAAGCCATATGCTTGCTCCATGTGTGACATGAGATTTTTCCAGAGATACCACCTGGCAAGACACACTCTCACCCATACGG GGGTGAAGCCATACGCTTGCTCCATGTGTGACATGAGGTTCTTCCAGCGTTACCATTTGGCAAGACACAGCCTCACTCATACTG GGGTGAAACCATATGCTTGTACCATGTGTGACATGAGGTTTATACAACGGTACCAACTGGAAAGACACAGTCTCACTCATACAG GGGTGAAGCCGTACGCTTGCACCATGTGTGACAAGAGGTTTTTTCAGCGCTACCACCTGGCGAGACACAGCCTCACTCATATGG GTGTGAAACCTTATGCTTGCACCATGTGTGACATGAAGTTTTTTCAGCGTTACCACCTGGCGAGACACAGCCTCACTCATACGG GTGTGAAACCTTATGCTTGCACCATGTGCGACAAGAGGTTTTTTCAGCGCTACCACCTGGCAAGACACAGCCTCACTCATATGG GTGTGAAACCTTTTGCTTGTACCATGTGTGACATGAGGTTTGTTCAGCGTTACCACCTGGCGAGACACAGCCTCACTCATACGG GTGTGAAACCTTACGCTTGCACCATGTGTGACAAGAGGTTTTTTCAGCGCTACCACCTGGCGAGACACAGCCTCACTCATATGG GTGTGAAACCTTTTGCTTGTACCATGTGTGACATGAGGTTTGTTCAGCGCTACCACCTGGCGAGACACAGCCTCACTCATACGG gggtGAAGCCGTATGCTTGTTCCATGTGTGACATGAGGTTTATTCAGCGTAACCACCTGGAGAGACACAGCCTCACTCATACGG GAGAGAAGCCATTTGCTTGTGACATGTGCGATATGAGGTTTATCCAGCGCTACCACCTTGAGAGACACAAGCGTGTCCACAGTGGGGAGAAGCCTTACCAGTGTGAACGGTGCCAGCAG AACTTTTCTCGAACAGACCGGCTTTTGCGGCATCGGCGGTTATGCCAGGGTCGCAACGTAGCCAAAGTAGAGAACCAGCCGTGCTGCGAACCACGTCCATATCCCCAAGAACCCCCGCCCGCCCCCCCAACCTGGAGTCCTCTGCATCCCCCTCCAGGCCGGCTGGCAGTCTGA